One Chitinophagales bacterium DNA segment encodes these proteins:
- a CDS encoding gliding motility-associated C-terminal domain-containing protein, with protein MVKRVTYLLLLISFCSLHHINAQQTIPLYFEDFNSGSAAFTLNSASGLGSNSGTNEWIINNAFSGNGLYPDTPDETQTVSGTITGAPYSNYLHINDFNNTATAANGNYDPAAASDRMAVMSSGFCTLSLTDVTFTFFYLCEGNATDYGQLYYSLDGGATWIQTGQPQYNNTSLWKYESVTDPAFNNQVDIRFAFRWINNSGVTASVSFCVDDIKAVGTYDDVNNPVTIDITSVSPNPVCQGGVLIIFFELSQPMCDGTYEVEMSNGSGNFSNPSVLGVFTIYAGQTSGGVGVYIPTTAPPAGCYEVRINRVSPPPEITGTASICFEIEDCPNVITTLQPPVTYGPDTLCTHSVIDVPFYSTGVFNASNQYIAELSDASGSFAAPQLLGSSPDPNTYDPALGSPPGSVSGLVPTTAPGCNYYVRVRSTNPVAVGSVWGPFCIHNCDVTTNNMQDIAVCITDNVGVDTVLNIDINTWPPGATYGPTNQFQVQILNSSTYAILNTGTLGSINATSSTTLTLSIPGLLSLVPILGPPGYGLYYMRIVATDVNPSSQNYGSLVHLQIGYEDTIPPILTADDTLICAGDYLTLLFSPYHFGSQYEWHSPNLNNGVPFFWPGSGIIIGFPNNFPPGTYWFTVREYNNGCYGPWADTVYVTLITTPATGIVGPFSVCEGDTINYHVTFYAGTYYDWASSWGTIIDTSNSEITVVFDSSGTATVSVFALNECGQANGTKTITVHPLPDITAPPDTAVCPGALVFLNASSSATNVNWSISGGGGAVPNPTTVIAADTNAVYIVTATTTFNCDKSDTTLIDVFPPVLAGATTNDITCNQADDGLAIAIADSGLAPYQYHWNSTPPQTTDTASGLPPGTFTLIVTDANGCVDSTFVTIHEPPAIALEINTTPESFYQSHDGTATAVAYGGTEPYSYTWNTDPPQSSDTAKGLSSGWYIVEVTDANGCKTIDSVFVESAPNTLGIPNAFTPNGDGLNDVFQVHNLNIATFSCKIFNRWGQMIFYTSDLNEGWNGEFKGVPEETGTYVYFITATFLDGTSETRRGNVTLIR; from the coding sequence AACGGACTTTATCCAGATACGCCGGATGAAACGCAAACGGTAAGCGGAACCATTACCGGTGCACCTTACAGCAATTACCTCCATATCAACGACTTTAACAATACGGCAACTGCAGCCAATGGTAATTATGATCCTGCGGCGGCATCTGACCGGATGGCTGTGATGAGTTCGGGGTTCTGCACACTTAGTTTAACAGATGTCACTTTCACATTTTTTTATTTGTGTGAAGGAAATGCCACTGACTACGGACAACTTTACTACAGTCTTGATGGTGGCGCCACATGGATACAAACAGGCCAGCCGCAATACAATAATACTTCGCTCTGGAAATATGAATCGGTAACTGATCCTGCTTTTAATAACCAGGTCGATATCAGGTTTGCTTTCCGATGGATAAACAATTCAGGGGTCACTGCATCAGTTTCGTTTTGCGTGGATGATATCAAAGCGGTCGGCACATACGATGACGTTAATAATCCTGTTACCATAGATATAACCAGTGTGAGCCCAAATCCGGTTTGCCAGGGCGGTGTGCTGATTATCTTCTTTGAATTGTCGCAGCCAATGTGCGATGGCACTTATGAAGTGGAGATGTCGAATGGTTCCGGAAATTTCTCCAATCCATCTGTGCTTGGTGTCTTCACCATTTACGCAGGACAAACAAGTGGTGGTGTAGGCGTTTACATTCCGACTACTGCACCACCTGCAGGTTGTTATGAAGTAAGGATTAACCGGGTTTCTCCGCCACCGGAGATAACCGGCACTGCCAGTATTTGCTTTGAAATTGAAGATTGCCCGAATGTAATCACTACGCTTCAGCCACCGGTAACATACGGGCCAGATACATTGTGCACACACAGTGTGATTGATGTGCCTTTTTACTCTACCGGTGTCTTTAATGCCAGCAATCAATACATCGCTGAGTTATCGGATGCGAGTGGCAGCTTTGCAGCACCGCAATTGCTGGGATCATCGCCGGATCCCAACACCTATGATCCTGCTTTGGGTTCACCACCAGGCAGTGTATCAGGCCTCGTTCCAACTACGGCCCCCGGGTGCAACTATTATGTGAGAGTAAGATCTACGAATCCAGTTGCAGTGGGGTCGGTGTGGGGTCCGTTTTGTATTCACAATTGTGATGTTACCACGAATAACATGCAGGATATTGCTGTATGTATCACTGATAATGTCGGTGTTGATACTGTTCTGAATATTGACATAAATACCTGGCCACCCGGCGCTACCTACGGGCCAACCAATCAATTCCAGGTGCAGATATTAAACTCTTCTACTTATGCCATTCTGAATACAGGCACTTTAGGTTCTATCAATGCCACTTCCAGCACCACGCTTACACTTTCTATTCCGGGATTGCTCAGCCTTGTTCCGATACTCGGCCCGCCAGGTTATGGATTGTATTATATGCGTATCGTTGCAACGGATGTGAACCCGAGCAGTCAGAACTATGGATCCCTTGTTCACCTGCAGATTGGATATGAAGATACCATTCCACCCATATTGACGGCAGATGATACGCTAATATGCGCCGGTGATTACCTCACGTTGCTGTTTTCACCTTATCACTTTGGTTCGCAATATGAATGGCATTCGCCTAACCTGAACAATGGTGTTCCGTTCTTTTGGCCGGGTTCAGGAATTATCATCGGATTTCCCAATAATTTTCCGCCAGGCACTTATTGGTTTACCGTAAGGGAATATAATAATGGGTGTTATGGCCCGTGGGCTGATACTGTATACGTAACCCTGATTACCACGCCGGCAACTGGCATTGTGGGGCCATTTAGTGTATGCGAAGGAGATACCATCAATTATCATGTAACTTTTTACGCCGGTACCTATTATGACTGGGCTTCTTCATGGGGAACTATTATAGACACATCGAACAGTGAGATTACCGTAGTGTTTGATTCTTCCGGTACGGCAACTGTTTCTGTTTTCGCATTGAATGAATGCGGGCAAGCGAATGGAACCAAAACGATTACAGTGCATCCGCTGCCGGATATCACTGCACCTCCTGATACGGCAGTCTGTCCGGGTGCGCTTGTTTTTCTGAATGCAAGCAGTTCTGCAACGAATGTAAACTGGTCAATCAGCGGGGGAGGAGGCGCTGTTCCCAACCCGACAACAGTAATAGCCGCAGATACGAATGCTGTATACATTGTTACAGCAACCACTACCTTTAACTGTGATAAGTCTGATACCACATTAATAGATGTATTCCCTCCGGTGCTGGCTGGTGCAACAACGAATGATATTACATGCAACCAGGCTGACGACGGGTTGGCAATAGCAATCGCCGATAGCGGATTGGCTCCCTATCAGTATCACTGGAATTCAACGCCACCGCAAACAACAGATACAGCGTCAGGGTTGCCGCCGGGAACCTTTACATTGATTGTAACGGATGCCAACGGCTGCGTTGACAGCACGTTTGTGACTATCCATGAACCGCCCGCCATTGCCTTGGAGATAAACACTACACCTGAATCATTTTATCAATCACACGATGGTACTGCTACTGCGGTTGCTTATGGCGGCACTGAACCATACAGCTATACCTGGAATACCGATCCTCCTCAATCATCTGACACCGCTAAGGGATTAAGTTCCGGGTGGTATATAGTGGAAGTAACCGATGCGAACGGATGTAAAACAATTGATTCCGTATTTGTTGAATCGGCTCCTAATACATTGGGTATTCCCAATGCATTTACCCCTAATGGTGACGGGTTAAACGATGTGTTCCAGGTGCATAACCTCAACATCGCAACCTTTAGTTGTAAAATATTTAACAGGTGGGGGCAGATGATTTTTTACACCAGTGACCTTAATGAAGGCTGGAACGGCGAATTCAAAGGTGTTCCGGAAGAGACGGGAACCTATGTCTATTTTATAACTGCCACCTTCCTTGATGGCACTTCGGAAACAAGAAGGGGAAATGTCACACTGATAAGATAG
- a CDS encoding YtxH domain-containing protein: protein MKSNSKFFLALLVGAAAGAAVGYYLATDNKEELVKDLKDAAGKVKDELETELEKGKQLVEELKTQFNDLLHKA, encoded by the coding sequence ATGAAAAGCAATTCAAAGTTTTTCCTGGCACTGCTGGTAGGAGCAGCTGCAGGAGCTGCAGTGGGATACTATCTTGCAACGGACAACAAAGAAGAACTGGTAAAGGATTTGAAGGACGCTGCAGGTAAAGTAAAAGATGAACTGGAAACAGAACTGGAAAAAGGAAAACAACTGGTGGAAGAACTGAAAACCCAGTTTAATGACCTGTTGCATAAAGCTTAA
- a CDS encoding M1 family metallopeptidase: MTIKPDLRKICLLFYSGIALLNASALAQVNDAHSAAQPSVAVVKHLALQVTVNFQKKIISGKATWTIQATSVANEIIFDTRDLSIRKVTLGDEDKPTTFTWGPNTEYLGKALHVKIKPATTTVNIYYSTSPNAAALQWLSPQQTADKQFPFLFTQSEAILARSWIPCQDGPGIRFTYEADVKVPSYLLAVMSASNPQVINDKGRYHFSMTQPIPSYLMALAVGDIRFHSLSENTGVYAEPSMLDKAAWEFADIPEMVAAAERLYGPYQWNRYDVIVLPPSFPFGGMENPRLTFATPTVIAGDRSLVSLICHELAHSWSGNLVTNATWDDFWLNEGFTDYFERRIDEELYGKDFSDMQWLLGIKDLQDALADFGDNSRDTWLKLDLRNRDPGDAMNAIAYEKGALLLRCLETKAGREKFDAFLKSYFSTYAFQSMTTEKFTRYLEKELINKDTALFEGFDYSKWIYGPGIPDSCSAVESSRFQIVNDVIRQYNSGTPVHLLDTKNWVAQQWIYFLQGLPKKLSADQMTELDATFKFTSTGNSEIAVEWFERAISSQYTPAYAAMESFLMSVGRRKFLMPLYEAMMQSEETKPMALTIYRKSRQNYHSIATGSVDEILDWKINGRNAPY, from the coding sequence GTGACGATAAAACCTGATCTTAGAAAAATATGCCTGCTGTTCTATAGCGGAATAGCTTTATTGAATGCCAGTGCGCTGGCGCAGGTAAATGATGCACATTCAGCTGCACAGCCTTCCGTTGCAGTGGTTAAACACCTGGCGCTGCAGGTTACTGTCAATTTTCAGAAAAAAATAATTTCAGGTAAAGCAACATGGACCATACAGGCCACTTCAGTCGCAAATGAGATAATTTTTGATACCAGGGATCTATCCATCCGTAAAGTAACACTTGGTGATGAAGATAAGCCGACAACGTTTACCTGGGGACCGAACACGGAATACCTTGGAAAAGCACTTCATGTAAAGATTAAACCAGCCACTACAACGGTCAATATTTATTATTCCACTTCTCCGAACGCTGCTGCATTACAATGGCTTTCTCCTCAGCAGACTGCCGATAAACAATTTCCTTTTTTATTTACACAATCTGAAGCAATTCTCGCGCGCAGCTGGATTCCGTGTCAGGATGGTCCCGGCATACGTTTCACCTATGAGGCAGATGTAAAAGTACCTTCGTATTTATTGGCTGTCATGAGTGCATCAAATCCTCAGGTAATAAATGATAAAGGGCGGTACCATTTCAGTATGACGCAGCCTATACCATCCTACCTGATGGCGCTGGCTGTCGGCGACATTCGTTTCCATTCACTCAGTGAAAACACTGGCGTGTATGCAGAACCATCCATGCTGGATAAGGCCGCCTGGGAATTTGCAGATATTCCTGAAATGGTGGCTGCTGCCGAAAGATTATATGGCCCCTACCAATGGAATCGCTATGATGTAATCGTGTTGCCTCCCAGCTTTCCATTTGGCGGCATGGAAAATCCCAGGCTTACTTTCGCGACTCCAACGGTTATCGCAGGCGACAGGTCACTGGTTAGTTTGATCTGCCATGAACTCGCCCATAGCTGGAGCGGGAATCTCGTAACAAATGCAACCTGGGATGACTTCTGGCTGAATGAAGGATTTACAGATTATTTTGAACGCCGTATTGATGAAGAACTTTATGGCAAAGATTTTTCAGATATGCAGTGGCTGTTGGGCATAAAAGACCTGCAGGATGCACTGGCTGATTTTGGCGACAATAGCAGGGATACCTGGCTGAAACTAGACCTTCGCAATCGCGATCCCGGTGATGCAATGAATGCGATCGCCTATGAGAAAGGGGCTTTGTTACTAAGATGCCTTGAGACGAAAGCGGGCCGTGAGAAGTTTGATGCATTCCTGAAATCTTATTTTTCAACCTATGCCTTTCAAAGCATGACTACTGAAAAGTTCACCCGTTATCTTGAGAAGGAGTTAATTAATAAAGATACTGCACTGTTTGAAGGATTTGATTATAGTAAATGGATATACGGCCCCGGCATTCCGGATAGTTGTTCGGCTGTTGAATCATCCCGTTTTCAAATTGTAAATGATGTGATAAGGCAATACAACAGCGGAACACCGGTTCATTTACTTGACACAAAAAATTGGGTTGCACAGCAATGGATATACTTCCTGCAGGGTCTGCCCAAAAAGTTATCTGCTGATCAGATGACCGAACTTGATGCAACTTTTAAATTCACCTCAACCGGTAATAGTGAAATAGCAGTTGAATGGTTCGAGCGTGCAATAAGCAGTCAATATACACCGGCCTATGCTGCCATGGAATCCTTCCTGATGTCGGTAGGCCGGAGAAAATTCCTGATGCCTTTGTACGAAGCTATGATGCAATCAGAAGAAACAAAGCCAATGGCCCTTACCATTTACCGTAAATCCAGGCAGAATTATCATTCTATTGCAACCGGAAGCGTAGATGAAATCCTTGACTGGAAGATCAACGGCAGGAATGCACCATATTAA
- the pepT gene encoding peptidase T, with product MADLTIQHTVTERFLRYVTIDTQSDPESSAVPTTEKQKNLSRLLVEELRAMGIHDAAMDEFGIVYATIPATSIKTVPTICFCSHVDTSPDCSGENVKPVIHRKYNGQEIKLPADASVVLRPTEHPDLQHQLGNDIITADGTTLLGADNKSGVAAIMDAANFLMQHPEIKHGTIRILFTPDEEVGHGVDHVDMQKLGAQFGYTIDGEAAGTLEDETFSADLVTMIVHGVSAHPGFGKNKIENAIKIASAIVEALPKDALSPETTDDMEGFIHPTAINGTLEQATIKFIIRDFKNEGLHRKEQFLRQIAEQTLKSYPHSSFDFIVTEQYRNMKTIIDLHPQVGSYAMEAIQRAGLQPERRSVRGGTDGSRLSFMGMPCPNLFAGEHAFHSKQEWVSVQDMEKAVETIIHLSMIWEERS from the coding sequence ATGGCTGATCTTACCATTCAACATACTGTGACGGAAAGATTTCTCAGGTATGTGACAATCGATACACAGTCTGATCCTGAATCTTCTGCGGTACCTACTACTGAAAAACAAAAAAATCTTTCCAGACTTCTTGTAGAAGAATTACGTGCCATGGGAATTCATGATGCTGCCATGGATGAATTCGGAATTGTTTATGCAACGATTCCTGCTACTAGCATCAAAACAGTTCCCACAATTTGCTTTTGTTCACATGTTGATACCTCACCGGACTGCAGCGGTGAAAATGTGAAGCCTGTCATTCACCGCAAATACAACGGGCAGGAAATTAAACTTCCCGCTGATGCTTCTGTTGTACTTCGCCCAACCGAACATCCTGATCTGCAGCATCAGCTCGGCAATGACATTATCACCGCCGATGGCACCACTTTGCTTGGTGCCGACAATAAATCCGGTGTTGCTGCGATCATGGATGCCGCAAACTTTTTAATGCAGCACCCGGAAATCAAGCATGGAACCATCCGCATTCTCTTTACACCGGATGAAGAAGTTGGCCACGGAGTTGACCACGTGGATATGCAAAAGCTGGGCGCACAGTTTGGCTATACCATTGATGGCGAAGCTGCAGGAACACTGGAAGATGAAACCTTCTCTGCCGACCTGGTGACAATGATCGTACATGGTGTAAGTGCGCATCCCGGTTTCGGAAAAAACAAGATTGAAAATGCCATTAAAATTGCATCCGCGATTGTTGAAGCCCTGCCAAAAGATGCATTGTCACCGGAGACGACGGATGACATGGAAGGGTTTATTCATCCAACCGCTATCAATGGTACCCTGGAACAAGCTACCATCAAGTTTATCATTCGCGACTTCAAAAATGAAGGTTTGCATAGGAAGGAGCAATTCTTACGGCAAATTGCAGAACAGACATTAAAGAGTTACCCTCACTCATCATTTGATTTTATAGTGACGGAACAATACCGGAATATGAAAACGATAATTGATCTGCATCCGCAGGTAGGATCTTATGCAATGGAAGCCATTCAGCGTGCAGGGTTGCAACCGGAAAGAAGAAGCGTCCGGGGCGGCACAGATGGCAGCCGGTTGTCTTTTATGGGAATGCCCTGCCCTAACTTATTCGCGGGTGAACATGCCTTCCACTCTAAGCAGGAATGGGTATCTGTTCAGGATATGGAGAAAGCTGTGGAAACCATTATTCATCTCAGTATGATCTGGGAAGAAAGAAGCTGA
- a CDS encoding cation:proton antiporter, producing MGKLATNEVLEFLVILVILLSTARIMGELFKKLGLPAIIGELLGGILLGPSFIGALFPGFFQSVFIDPKQSSVAFDGLSRLSVMLLLFIAGMEVRLENIRTRGKAAAKISLSGIIFPLAMGFGFTWLFYSVFFSEPTENKLAPALFMGTALSITALGVMAKILIDIDMIKSRFGNLMMTAAMIDDIIGWMLFSVVITIADLKAESKFSAVTVLLIIAGYTAFLISIGRTMVVNPILRFANNKLSKPGAELSLAMILCLLSGIFTEWLGIKAIFGAFIMGVAVGNSPYFSEKAKETFHDIVTYVFSPLFFVSIGLKVNFVANFDLSIVAFVLAISIAGKILGGYIGARLSGFKSNKAIAVGFGMNARGSQEIVLGLVALQAKIIDEKIFVGLVIMTFVTIVMAGPGIKYFLARQDNKPSDSAIRKPEEVSTGIPA from the coding sequence ATGGGTAAATTAGCTACAAACGAAGTGTTGGAGTTTCTTGTCATTTTGGTAATACTGCTATCTACTGCACGTATTATGGGGGAACTCTTTAAAAAACTGGGGCTTCCTGCTATCATAGGCGAGTTGTTAGGTGGCATCCTGCTCGGCCCTTCCTTTATCGGAGCATTATTTCCCGGATTTTTTCAATCGGTTTTTATTGATCCCAAACAATCGTCAGTTGCCTTTGACGGTCTTTCGCGACTAAGCGTTATGCTGCTCCTTTTTATTGCCGGAATGGAAGTGAGACTTGAAAACATACGTACAAGAGGTAAAGCCGCGGCTAAAATCAGCCTGTCAGGCATAATCTTCCCGCTGGCTATGGGTTTTGGATTTACCTGGCTGTTTTACAGTGTGTTCTTCAGCGAACCAACGGAAAACAAACTTGCCCCTGCGCTTTTTATGGGAACGGCCCTATCCATCACCGCATTGGGTGTAATGGCCAAAATCCTGATAGATATTGATATGATTAAATCAAGGTTCGGTAACCTGATGATGACGGCTGCGATGATTGATGATATCATCGGCTGGATGCTGTTCTCTGTGGTAATTACGATTGCTGACCTTAAGGCCGAAAGTAAATTCAGTGCCGTTACGGTATTACTCATTATTGCCGGTTATACAGCATTTCTGATATCGATTGGCAGAACCATGGTAGTAAACCCAATCCTTCGTTTCGCCAACAACAAACTATCAAAGCCCGGGGCAGAGTTATCACTTGCCATGATTCTTTGCCTGCTGAGCGGCATCTTTACCGAGTGGCTCGGCATTAAGGCGATATTTGGAGCATTTATTATGGGTGTAGCCGTAGGAAACTCCCCCTATTTCAGTGAAAAAGCGAAAGAAACCTTTCATGATATTGTTACTTATGTATTCTCCCCGCTATTTTTTGTTTCCATCGGTTTGAAAGTCAATTTTGTGGCCAACTTCGACCTTTCAATTGTTGCCTTTGTTCTGGCGATTTCTATTGCGGGAAAAATACTGGGTGGTTATATCGGTGCACGTCTCAGCGGATTCAAATCGAACAAAGCCATTGCAGTAGGCTTCGGGATGAATGCACGCGGCTCGCAGGAAATTGTACTCGGACTTGTTGCATTACAGGCCAAAATAATAGATGAAAAAATATTCGTCGGCCTGGTCATTATGACATTTGTAACCATCGTGATGGCTGGCCCGGGCATTAAGTATTTCCTGGCCAGGCAGGATAATAAACCCAGTGATTCTGCTATCAGGAAACCGGAAGAAGTATCAACTGGCATTCCTGCCTGA
- a CDS encoding Rrf2 family transcriptional regulator → MKRSQILQSRMGRNGGYFLSRHPEKITMGEIVRILDGPLGPLPCVSERYYQPCYDCKDAKTCEIRNVMKLVRDATGFDFG, encoded by the coding sequence TTGAAGCGATCTCAGATATTACAAAGCCGGATGGGCAGAAATGGAGGTTATTTCCTTTCCCGTCACCCGGAAAAAATTACCATGGGCGAGATTGTACGTATCCTTGATGGCCCTTTAGGTCCGTTGCCATGCGTCAGCGAGCGATATTATCAGCCCTGCTATGATTGCAAAGACGCAAAAACATGCGAAATACGCAATGTGATGAAGCTGGTCCGGGATGCAACGGGTTTCGATTTTGGATAA
- a CDS encoding phosphate ABC transporter ATP-binding protein, with amino-acid sequence MQNSTTTFADAPLITSVYEINTLQAKQSADTAKTHLSVRNLNISYGTSRILKDVSIDIPDKKITAIIGPSGCGKTTLLKTFNRLIESSDGIKINGEVLLDGENIYGKNVEVTHIRKKMGLLSQRPMPLPMSIFDNIAFGMRIHGLRKKNLLSEKVEYYLKQASLWNEVKDRLHQPATKLSIGQQQRLCLARGLAVEPEIILGDEPTSALDPISSQRIEEKFVELKDQYTIVMVTHILRQARRIADYIVFMYLGEIIEHGPAQQLLEDPKKDMTREYVKGTIS; translated from the coding sequence ATGCAAAATTCCACTACTACTTTTGCCGATGCTCCACTCATCACATCCGTGTACGAAATCAATACACTGCAGGCCAAACAGTCAGCTGATACTGCAAAAACACATCTTAGCGTCCGCAACCTGAATATCAGCTATGGCACATCCAGGATACTGAAAGATGTTTCCATTGATATTCCTGATAAGAAAATCACCGCTATTATCGGACCTTCCGGCTGTGGTAAAACAACCTTGCTGAAGACATTCAACAGGTTGATTGAATCATCAGATGGTATCAAAATTAACGGCGAGGTACTTCTTGATGGCGAGAATATTTATGGCAAAAATGTAGAAGTGACTCATATACGTAAGAAAATGGGGCTGTTATCACAACGGCCGATGCCATTACCGATGTCCATCTTCGATAACATCGCCTTTGGCATGCGTATTCATGGGTTAAGAAAAAAGAACCTGCTGTCGGAAAAAGTAGAATATTATCTTAAGCAAGCCAGCTTGTGGAATGAGGTTAAAGATCGCCTGCACCAGCCTGCCACTAAACTTTCCATAGGACAGCAGCAGCGGTTATGTCTTGCCCGCGGACTTGCCGTGGAACCTGAAATAATCCTTGGCGACGAACCCACCTCAGCCCTTGATCCCATCAGCAGTCAGCGTATCGAAGAAAAATTTGTTGAATTGAAAGATCAATACACAATTGTAATGGTAACCCATATACTGCGACAAGCCCGGCGCATTGCAGATTACATTGTTTTTATGTACCTGGGCGAAATCATTGAACACGGACCTGCACAGCAATTACTGGAGGATCCTAAAAAAGACATGACACGCGAATACGTAAAAGGTACAATAAGTTAA
- the pstA gene encoding phosphate ABC transporter permease PstA, whose amino-acid sequence MFWRNFEERVFNILIRLATIIIISSLFVIVLTILVKGLPAMSWDMISKSPSGGFYLGKEGGVLNAIAGSIYLGFGASIFAMLLSIPVVVYMNVYAPADSRFAQYIRTSLDILYGIPSIVYGAFGFIIMIYFGLKVSLLAGIITVGLLVLPIMARTMDEVIRTIPKELGDAALSLGATKWETAIRVILRQAAPGILTAMLLGFGRAIGDAASVIFTTGFTDNVPTSILQPAATLPLAIFFQLGSPIAEVVDRAYASALILTIMILIISISSRMLSKRFNKHVIK is encoded by the coding sequence ATGTTTTGGAGAAATTTTGAGGAGCGGGTTTTTAATATTCTGATCAGGTTAGCTACGATCATCATCATCAGCAGCCTGTTCGTTATTGTGCTGACTATACTGGTAAAAGGGCTGCCGGCTATGAGTTGGGACATGATTTCCAAATCACCCAGCGGCGGCTTTTACCTTGGCAAGGAAGGCGGCGTCCTGAATGCCATTGCCGGTTCAATTTACCTGGGATTTGGTGCCAGTATCTTCGCCATGCTGCTGAGCATACCGGTGGTGGTATATATGAACGTTTACGCACCTGCCGATTCGCGGTTCGCACAGTATATCAGAACATCGCTCGATATTTTGTACGGCATTCCTTCCATTGTTTACGGGGCTTTTGGATTTATAATCATGATTTACTTTGGACTCAAAGTGTCGCTGCTGGCCGGAATTATTACCGTTGGATTGCTCGTATTGCCCATCATGGCACGTACTATGGATGAAGTAATCAGAACCATTCCTAAAGAATTGGGCGATGCGGCCCTCTCGCTTGGTGCAACAAAATGGGAAACAGCCATCAGGGTAATTCTGCGACAGGCCGCACCCGGCATACTGACAGCCATGCTGCTTGGTTTCGGGCGTGCTATCGGTGATGCGGCTTCCGTGATATTTACTACTGGTTTCACGGATAATGTTCCGACTTCGATCCTGCAACCTGCTGCCACATTACCACTCGCCATCTTTTTCCAGTTGGGTTCACCTATTGCAGAAGTTGTTGACAGGGCCTATGCATCCGCACTCATCCTTACAATCATGATTCTCATCATCAGCATCAGCAGCCGGATGCTTTCAAAACGGTTTAATAAACATGTGATTAAATAA
- the pstC gene encoding phosphate ABC transporter permease subunit PstC has product MSLTLRILKDKVAGKVVLCLSVIAGFLLFLIVGGLYAKSRPILSSHSLSDLLTKSVWKPGKNQFGFLPYILSTVYITLISILIAAPLCILCSIYLSEYANKRVKNFVTSLVDILAGLPSVIFGIWGIIMIVPFISNTLAPAFGQEDTTGYSILAGGLVLAIMVFPIVIHIMLEVLRTVPVALREASLSLGANKWETIKKVVLRKAAPGIIAAIVLGFSRAFGETLAVLMVVGNTALIPHSVFDSGYPLPALIANNYGEMMSIPMYDAALMFASLLLLTVILLFNVAARVIMMRVERRTA; this is encoded by the coding sequence ATGAGTCTTACTTTAAGGATACTCAAGGACAAAGTGGCTGGCAAGGTCGTTTTATGCCTTAGCGTAATTGCCGGCTTCCTGTTGTTCCTGATTGTGGGGGGGCTTTATGCAAAGTCCCGCCCCATTTTGTCATCTCATTCGCTTTCAGATTTACTGACCAAGTCCGTTTGGAAACCCGGCAAAAATCAATTTGGCTTTTTGCCTTATATATTAAGTACGGTATACATTACACTTATTTCCATACTGATTGCCGCCCCGTTATGCATACTCTGCTCTATTTACCTGTCGGAATATGCTAATAAGCGTGTTAAGAATTTTGTAACATCACTGGTAGATATCCTCGCCGGACTGCCCTCCGTTATTTTCGGAATCTGGGGCATTATCATGATCGTGCCGTTTATCTCCAACACGCTTGCTCCCGCATTTGGTCAGGAAGACACCACCGGTTATTCCATACTTGCAGGAGGACTTGTGCTGGCAATCATGGTATTTCCGATTGTCATACACATTATGCTGGAAGTACTTAGAACAGTACCTGTTGCACTCAGAGAAGCATCTCTTTCGCTGGGAGCAAATAAATGGGAAACCATTAAAAAGGTCGTGCTCAGAAAAGCAGCTCCGGGAATCATTGCTGCCATCGTCCTCGGATTTTCCCGGGCATTTGGCGAAACACTGGCCGTATTGATGGTGGTCGGCAACACCGCCCTTATTCCGCATTCAGTGTTTGATTCAGGTTACCCCTTGCCTGCACTGATTGCAAATAATTACGGCGAAATGATGTCCATCCCGATGTATGACGCTGCATTGATGTTCGCTTCACTCCTGCTGCTCACCGTAATTCTCCTGTTTAATGTTGCCGCACGCGTTATCATGATGAGGGTTGAACGCAGAACGGCCTAA